AAAAAAAGAATTGTAAAAACAAATGAAATAAAAAACTTCATGTATGCTGTCAATTAGAGTCGGTTTTAAACAATTATTAAGCCATATTAGATATTTTCTATTTTAATTCATATGCAAACTATTATTCTACCCTATTTCCGTTTTAATTCAATAGGGTTATTCAACCTTGCCATATTTTTTGCGGCTCTTTGCTGCATTTCACTATTCAGACCTGCTGATTTAGCTCTGTTAATAATATCGTCTCTAAACGCATCTTTTGCGCGGAAAAAATCTTGCTTTGTGGCTTTAATAAAATCCTTTTCTACATAGTCAATCATTAGTCCCTTATAAGGCTTTTTGATAGAGATAAACTCAAAAACATAGTGATTGCGGCTATCCGAAATTTTTACTATTAAACCTGGTAAACCACTAAACTTATATGGTCCATCATTAAAAGGGAGCTCTGGTGCAAACCAAGCCGTCCAGCTTCTACCTCCAAAATTAGTAATAGCCTTTTGCACTTTATAACCATAGAGTGTGGCTGTATCTCCTGTTAACTGCCAATTAAATAAATCTAAATCTTCTTCGTACCAAAAAGTGCCATCAATAATATGGTGAATACATGTAAGTTTTCCTTTAGGATAATTCTTAAAAATTGTTGGTCTAAATCTTGACATCGGAAGGGGATTATTTTGATCAGATAATAAACCTTGAAACTCTGCAGGAG
This region of Bacteroidales bacterium genomic DNA includes:
- a CDS encoding GLPGLI family protein: MKKIFFLLAILFSFSAYAQLRFDYPIKEIEKTELLVTYSLKFQEDSTNSDFIRQEDMLLFLGKNISKFVSDEHYIFDTIMRKVKSPAEFQGLLSDQNNPLPMSRFRPTIFKNYPKGKLTCIHHIIDGTFWYEEDLDLFNWQLTGDTATLYGYKVQKAITNFGGRSWTAWFAPELPFNDGPYKFSGLPGLIVKISDSRNHYVFEFISIKKPYKGLMIDYVEKDFIKATKQDFFRAKDAFRDDIINRAKSAGLNSEMQQRAAKNMARLNNPIELKRK